A stretch of Dysidea avara chromosome 5, odDysAvar1.4, whole genome shotgun sequence DNA encodes these proteins:
- the LOC136255000 gene encoding uncharacterized protein codes for MPILPKVVNPDEIVARAKGDIYCQLNNGNETSSTETGYENRNAADVTTNRPPNSQLGLAYQAIQNKQVSLVNSGCWMVMGTDGTTPYAVRLYPKESCSCPASGVCYHILACKIMIGQNVDAFSNPNMTLLQQKIRRKNKERPSGRKPPRVKDCCPTEEINQEEPEDLEEKVVEGVADDQDFVSIKEERTENKSHSRSQKRKHPNSQLDTDNSCCNGEQMSCAPKKKLNGATTLVHQTDSIPPQEACVPNHPLTQFLLELKEKASSSAKIRRCERRVKF; via the exons ATGCCTATTTTACCGAAAGTGGTTAACCCAGATGAGATTGTAGCTAGAGCTAAGGGTGACATTTATTGTCAATTGAATAATGGCAATGAAACCAGTTCTACAGAGACCGGATATGAGAATAGAAATGCTGCTGATGTGACAACTAACAGACCACCAAATAGCCAACTTGGACTAGCTTATCAAGCTATACAGAATAAGCAAGTTTCATTAGTAAATTCTGGCTGTTGGATGGTTATGGGCACAGATGGTACTACACCATATGCAGTCAGACTTTATCCAAAAGAGAGTTGCTCTTGTCCAGCTTCAGGTGTCTGCTATCATATTCTTGCTTGCAAAATAATGATTGGGCAGAATGTTGATGCTTTCTCAAACCCAAACATGACCTTGCTACAGCAAAAAAtcagaagaaaaaacaaagagcGACCATCTGGAAGGAAACCACCCAGAGTAAAGGACTGTTGTCCAACAGAGGAAATAAACCAAG AAGAACCAGAAGACTTAGAAGAAAAAGTTGTTGAAGGAGTTGCTGATGACCAAGATTTTGTTAGCATCAAGGAAGAAC GCACAGAAAACAAATCTCATTCTCGTTCCCAGAAACGGAAGCATCCTAACA GCCAGCTGGATACAGACAATAGTTGTTGCAATGGAGAACAGATGTCATGTGCTCCTAAAAAGAAATTGAACG GTGCCACAACCCTTGTACATCAGACAGATTCAATTCCACCTCAAGAGGCCTGTGTACCAAATCATCCACTAACTCAGTTTCTGCTAGAATTAAAGGAAAAGGCCAGCAGTAGTGCTAAAATAAGGAGATGTGAAAGAAGAGtcaagttttaa